The following are from one region of the Melitaea cinxia chromosome 7, ilMelCinx1.1, whole genome shotgun sequence genome:
- the LOC123655166 gene encoding zinc finger MIZ domain-containing protein 1 yields EKHHIFQDNIGYRVNAPSGYGCAGGPGAMSGGGENAQFGATAAMVAAATTAAMQDSQPFSQMQNNMTMGNPQYSAMNGYGQQRSHNPAMTGMGMGGNGGMNGMTGMGQMGNAMNGMNPMAQMANMGMHANMMSSQMGPGQMGGSAKMGPGYQRRHAPYPSGTMLMGSRKTQYMGAQPSFGPGPGQYPTGYGGRPGFQGQYPPQQPLGPSGNFNTGMRSNMRQSTPPYSNQGQYFNSPVPNQFPQHQGGNGQYGGQYGSQFAQEVAMRSNMSYQHSPVPGNPTPPLTPASSIPPYISPNADVKPHFNELKPPIGMQNDELRLTFPVRDGIILPPFRLEHNLAVSNHVFQLKPTVHSTLIWRSDLELQLKCFHHEDRQMNTNWPASVQVSVNATPLIIDRGENKTSHKPLYLKEVCQPGRNTIQITVSACCCSHLFVLQLVHRPSVRSVLQGLLRKRLLTADHCIAKIKMNFNQTPNNTTNASNTTSDRDSVEQTALKVSLKCPITFKKITLPARGHECKHIQCFDLESYLQLNCERGSWRCPVCNKPAQLEGLEVDQYMWGILNTLNTSDVDEVTIDSGANWKATKTTANAGIKQEDDSNDTSGKRGKAVSPGSMNMPTMNNWDMNQALSPYLPPDMNTIASGSMISSYNQGGQNRNSGSSNQNYDFGMSNGPGSNEYAGNGPLSHLNESVNSLDPLNAMEKSLNEQMPHTPHTPHTPGSAHTPGGGSHTPGSSHTPGPPSVDHHPLTDVDIPADLNFDPAAVIDGEATDNLNLLPETSVDPMELLSYLDAPALGELLATPPSSSSSAGSHPPRAPSSDDLLALFE; encoded by the exons CGGCTATGGGTGCGCCGGCGGTCCGGGCGCGATGAGCGGCGGGGGCGAGAACGCGCAGTTTGGCGCCACCGCCGCGATGGTCGCCGCGGCCACGACGGCCGCGATGCAGGACTCGCAGCCCTTCTCGCAA ATGCAAAACAATATGACTATGGGAAATCCCCAATATAGTGCGATGAATGGCTACGGTCAGCAACGCAGTCACAATCCCGCTATGACGGGGATGGGAATGGGCGGTAATGGCGGCATGAACGGCATGACTGGCATGGGCCAGATGGGAAATGCTATGAATGGCATGAACCCCATGGCTCAAATGGCCAATATGGGAATGCATGCGAACATGATGTCTTCGCAAATGGGACCAGGGCAAATGGGTGGATCAGCCAAGATGGGTCCCGGCTACCAGAGACGACATGCTCCATATCCTTCAGGAACGATGCTCATGGGGTCGAGGAAAACGCAATACATGGGAGCCCAGCCTAGCTTTGGTCCTGGGCCTGGGCAATATCCCACTGGTTATGGTGGTAGGCCCGGTTTTCAGGGTCAATATCCTCCCCAACAGCCTCTCGGTCCAAGTGGAAATTTTAATACGGGAATGAGGAGTAACATGAGGCAGTCGACGCCGCCATATTCAAACCAGGGACAATACTTTAATAGTCCTGTTCCTAATCAATTTCCCCAGCATCAAGGCGGAAATGGACAATACGGTGGTCAATATGGAAGTCAATTTGCCCAAGAAGTGGCCATGAGATCTAATATGAGTTACCAGCACAGTCCAGTGCCTGGAAATCCTACACCTCCTCTTACGCCTGCTAGCAGTATACCACCCTATATCAGTCCAAATGCTGATGTAAAACCTCATTTCAATGAACTTAAACCACCGATCGGCATGCAAA atgACGAACTCAGGTTAACATTCCCTGTAAGAGATGGTATTATATTACCACCTTTTAGATTAGAACATAACTTAGCTGTTAGCAATCATGTATTCCAATTGAAACCTACTGTTCACTCAACACTTATATGGAG ATCTGATCTGGAGTTACAACTAAAATGCTTTCACCACGAAGATCGACAAATGAACACTAACTGGCCTGCAAGCGTGCAAGTTTCTGTGAATGCGACGCCATTAATAATAGATCGAGGCGAAAATAAAACGTCTCATAAGCCACTGTACCTGAAAGAAGTATGCCAACCTGGTCGGAATACGATTCAGATCACCGTATCTGCATGTTGTTGT tcccACTTGTTCGTTTTACAATTAGTGCATCGACCTAGCGTACGAAGCGTTTTACAAGGATTACTAAGAAAGCGCTTGCTTACGGCAGACCACTGCATTGCTAAGATTAAAATGAACTTTAATCAAACACCAAATAACACTACGAACGCATCTAACACTACAAGTGACCGAGACAGTGTTGAACAAACAGCATTGAAAGTATCATTGAAATGCCCCATCACATTTAAGAAAATAACGTTACCTGCCCGGGGACACGAATGCAAACATATACAATGTTTTGATTTAGAATCGTACTTACAACTTAATTGCGAGAGAGGGTCATGGCGATGTCCAGTTTGCAa taAACCAGCTCAGCTAGAAGGTTTGGAAGTGGATCAGTATATGTGGGGTATCCTAAATACTTTAAACACTTCTGATGTTGATGAAGTAACGATTGATAGTGGAGCAAATTGGAAAGCAACGAAAACAACAGCTAACGCTGGAATCAAG CAAGAAGACGATAGCAATGATACAAGTGGCAAGAGAGGTAAAGCAGTGTCTCCTGGCTCTATGAATATGCCAACAATGAACAACTGGGACATGAACCAAGCTCTATCGCCTTATTTACCTCCAGATATGAATACCATTGCAAGTGGTTCTATGATTTCCTCGTATAACCAAGGAGGACAAAATAGAAATTCTGGGTCGAGTAATCAAAACTATGACTTTGGAATGAGTAATGGTCCAGGGAGCAATGAATACGCTGGCAATGGACCTCTTTCTCACTTGAACGAAAGTGTCAATTCTTTGGATCCTCTAAACGCAATGGAGAAAAGTCTCAATGAACAG ATGCCGCACACGCCCCACACGCCGCACACGCCCGGCTCGGCGCACACGCCGGGCGGCGGCTCGCACACGCCCGGCTCCAGCCACACGCCCGGCCCGCCCTCCGTCGACCACCACCCGCTCACCGACGTCGACATACCTGCCGACCTCAACTTCGACCCCGCCGCCGTCATCGATGGTGAGGCCACGGACAATCTCAAT TTGCTTCCGGAAACGAGCGTGGACCCAATGGAACTGTTGTCTTACTTAGACGCACCAGCACTGGGTGAACTGTTAGCGACTCCACCTTCATCGTCATCGTCCGCCGGTTCCCATCCGCCTCGAGCGCCTTCGTCAGACGACCTCCTAGCTCTCTTCGAATAA